A single region of the Roseivivax sp. THAF197b genome encodes:
- a CDS encoding CHASE2 domain-containing protein → MTGQGAAPQGWKSACLFILLAATALAVWQPGARGQVGSAIEGRLLDMRFALRGPVPAPQRVAIVAFDDQAVAALQAFPPSRADIADTVRRIFAAGAEVVALDLLLVDARPDDPELSAALSLGPTLLGVAEAPMGARPTPLIQKDGFGLIIGLPSASPLPALGPNPALQQAAGLGHVTVQHDRDGMLRRMRPALSLQTPEGVVTIPGLAIAALSTSGARPELILHRDRPGGVLSGSWPTAKLDRQGALPLDYYGPEATIPTYSAAALSEADLTGRIVFLGATATGFGDRHATSFDATLPGVEAHATLAANLLEGRVLRRDLAALGIGGVLAVTVALAGFWSGSRARPWVALALSLGVISATLLALHAAFLAGWWLDALSVLAALGGGLAIGTVLRLLDTRRRAANLARFQSPRLVEAIASQTNPLGSRAPQHAIVLFVDIAGFTTRAERMGPADTARFLSMFHQQVEAAADPLGGTIMDFAGDGVLVVFGLPDAGESDAANALHFIERLFEAEALDDIHLRVGGHAGQVQFSLLGGTRHRIVSVSGDVVNTASRLQEIAKGHGVSLALSERLMASDPSTRAWADAAGLTPLVDQSLRGRQAPETIWIGMPPPKQNAAPARHMGAFPRASQTTRKSRRSDR, encoded by the coding sequence GTGACAGGACAGGGCGCGGCTCCCCAAGGCTGGAAAAGCGCGTGTCTGTTCATCCTGTTGGCCGCCACGGCCCTGGCCGTCTGGCAACCCGGAGCGCGGGGTCAGGTCGGCAGTGCCATCGAGGGGCGATTGCTGGACATGCGCTTCGCCCTGCGCGGGCCGGTTCCCGCACCGCAACGTGTGGCCATCGTGGCGTTCGACGACCAAGCCGTCGCCGCGTTACAGGCCTTTCCACCTTCGCGCGCGGATATCGCCGATACCGTGCGCCGCATCTTCGCCGCCGGAGCGGAGGTCGTTGCCCTCGACCTGCTTCTGGTCGATGCGCGGCCCGATGATCCGGAGCTGAGCGCGGCGCTGTCACTGGGGCCCACACTCCTCGGCGTCGCTGAAGCGCCCATGGGCGCGCGCCCCACGCCACTGATACAGAAGGACGGGTTCGGCCTGATTATTGGGCTGCCGTCCGCGTCGCCCCTGCCGGCACTCGGCCCCAACCCCGCATTGCAACAAGCGGCGGGCTTGGGGCATGTCACCGTGCAGCATGACAGAGACGGCATGTTGCGCCGGATGCGCCCGGCTCTGTCGCTGCAGACCCCGGAAGGCGTGGTCACAATACCAGGTCTGGCCATCGCCGCACTTTCAACGTCAGGGGCACGGCCCGAGCTGATCCTGCACCGCGACCGTCCCGGCGGCGTTTTGAGCGGGTCATGGCCCACGGCCAAGCTCGACCGGCAGGGTGCGCTGCCACTCGATTATTACGGCCCCGAAGCGACCATCCCGACCTATTCGGCCGCGGCGCTCTCCGAGGCTGATCTCACCGGGCGGATTGTCTTTCTGGGGGCCACGGCGACCGGTTTCGGGGATCGGCATGCCACCAGCTTCGACGCGACCCTGCCCGGGGTGGAGGCGCACGCAACGCTCGCGGCCAATCTGCTGGAGGGACGGGTTCTCCGCCGCGACCTGGCCGCTTTGGGCATCGGGGGTGTTCTGGCCGTGACGGTCGCCTTGGCAGGCTTCTGGTCCGGGTCGCGCGCCCGTCCATGGGTGGCGCTTGCGCTCAGCCTTGGCGTGATCAGCGCGACGCTGCTCGCGCTTCACGCGGCGTTTCTTGCCGGATGGTGGCTGGATGCCTTGAGTGTTCTGGCCGCCCTCGGAGGCGGGCTGGCCATTGGGACGGTCCTGCGGCTTCTGGATACGCGACGGCGGGCGGCCAACCTTGCGCGCTTCCAGTCGCCACGGCTGGTCGAGGCCATCGCCTCGCAGACAAATCCGCTGGGAAGCCGGGCGCCGCAGCATGCCATCGTGCTTTTCGTCGATATCGCGGGCTTCACCACCCGGGCGGAACGGATGGGCCCCGCCGACACCGCGCGCTTTCTGAGCATGTTTCACCAGCAGGTCGAGGCCGCCGCAGACCCGCTTGGCGGGACGATCATGGATTTCGCGGGCGATGGTGTGCTGGTCGTGTTCGGCTTGCCCGACGCGGGCGAAAGCGATGCCGCCAATGCGCTGCACTTCATCGAGCGGCTGTTCGAAGCGGAGGCGCTGGATGACATCCATTTGCGGGTCGGTGGCCATGCAGGGCAGGTGCAGTTCAGCCTTCTGGGCGGGACGCGACACCGGATCGTGTCGGTGAGTGGCGATGTGGTCAATACGGCCAGCCGCTTGCAGGAGATTGCGAAGGGCCATGGCGTGTCGCTGGCCCTGTCCGAGCGCCTGATGGCAAGCGATCCATCGACCCGCGCATGGGCTGATGCGGCGGGCCTGACGCCTCTGGTCGATCAATCCTTGCGGGGCAGGCAGGCGCCTGAGACGATCTGGATCGGGATGCCACCGCCCAAGCAGAACGCGGCACCGGCGCGCCACATGGGCGCATTCCCGCGCGCCTCCCAGACGACACGCAAAAGCCGGAGGTCAGACCGATGA
- a CDS encoding Crp/Fnr family transcriptional regulator: MSTMSDDRLVHLRKCHLFTDAPEESLAGLARASSVQTVERGAQIFATGDEADGLRIVLSGQVRIWIADREGRELTLVFAEPGDPFGEIALLDGLPRSASATALEPTRCLFLPVRAMANALEADTALARHLIECLCEILRRNVSTISGFAFSSLDTRLARGLYDLALDNAEIADGQARFTRRYSQSDLAQLLGATREAVNKRLRALEHDGLLARDGQMLILPDLPGLAKRAEIERDLGV, from the coding sequence ATGAGCACAATGTCGGACGATAGGTTGGTCCACCTGCGCAAATGCCATTTGTTCACCGATGCGCCGGAGGAGAGCCTCGCGGGCCTTGCGCGCGCAAGCTCGGTCCAGACGGTGGAGCGCGGGGCGCAGATCTTCGCCACGGGCGATGAGGCGGATGGCCTGCGCATCGTCCTGTCTGGCCAGGTCCGGATCTGGATTGCCGATCGCGAAGGCCGCGAGCTGACCCTCGTCTTTGCCGAACCCGGCGATCCCTTCGGGGAGATCGCCCTTCTCGACGGTCTGCCGAGATCCGCCTCCGCCACCGCGCTGGAGCCGACCCGATGCCTGTTCCTGCCGGTCCGGGCCATGGCCAATGCGCTCGAAGCCGATACCGCGCTCGCGCGCCACCTGATCGAATGCCTCTGCGAAATCCTCCGCCGGAATGTCAGCACGATCAGCGGCTTTGCCTTTTCCAGCCTGGACACGCGGCTGGCGCGCGGGCTCTACGATCTTGCACTCGACAATGCCGAGATCGCGGACGGGCAGGCGCGCTTCACCCGGCGGTATTCGCAAAGCGACCTCGCGCAGCTTCTGGGCGCGACGCGGGAGGCCGTCAACAAACGGCTGCGCGCGTTGGAGCATGACGGATTGCTCGCCCGGGACGGGCAAATGTTGATCCTGCCGGATTTGCCGGGGCTCGCGAAACGGGCCGAGATCGAGCGTGATCTCGGGGTTTGA
- the htpX gene encoding zinc metalloprotease HtpX, with amino-acid sequence MGYVKTAVLMAAMTALFMGVGYLIGGSGGAIIALVVAAAMNIFTWWNSDRMVLRMHDAQPVMPGDRLGLHAMVSELARGAGMPEPKVYLIDTAQPNAFATGRNPQNAAVAVTAGLVRTLNREELAGVVAHELAHIRNHDTAIMTVTATFAGAISMLANFALFFGGSRERLGLVGTLLMMFLAPMAAALVQMAISRTREYAADKAGAEICGEPMWLASALEKIALGAARIDNDAAERNPATAHMFIINPLHAHTRDKLFATHPATENRIAALRELAAQGGRAGGPVSRSATQPISRSSIPKTGGRRPKGPWS; translated from the coding sequence ATGGGTTACGTGAAGACAGCGGTACTGATGGCGGCCATGACCGCGCTTTTCATGGGCGTGGGCTATCTCATCGGTGGATCCGGCGGCGCGATCATCGCCCTCGTAGTCGCGGCGGCCATGAACATCTTCACATGGTGGAATTCTGACCGGATGGTCCTGCGCATGCACGATGCGCAACCGGTCATGCCGGGCGACCGCCTTGGCCTGCACGCGATGGTGTCGGAGCTCGCGCGCGGCGCAGGCATGCCGGAGCCCAAGGTCTACCTGATCGACACGGCGCAGCCCAATGCCTTCGCGACAGGGCGCAACCCGCAGAACGCGGCCGTGGCGGTCACGGCTGGCCTCGTGCGGACGTTGAACCGTGAGGAGCTGGCGGGCGTGGTCGCGCATGAGCTTGCGCATATCCGCAATCACGACACGGCGATCATGACCGTGACAGCCACCTTTGCCGGTGCGATCTCAATGCTGGCCAACTTCGCGCTGTTCTTCGGCGGCTCGCGCGAGCGGCTCGGTCTGGTGGGCACCTTGCTCATGATGTTCCTCGCGCCGATGGCGGCCGCGTTGGTGCAGATGGCGATCAGCCGCACCCGCGAATATGCCGCCGACAAGGCCGGGGCCGAGATCTGCGGTGAGCCGATGTGGTTGGCCTCTGCGCTGGAGAAGATCGCGCTCGGCGCTGCGAGAATTGACAACGACGCGGCGGAGCGGAACCCGGCCACGGCCCATATGTTCATCATCAATCCGCTGCACGCCCATACGCGCGACAAGCTCTTCGCGACGCATCCCGCAACGGAGAACCGCATCGCTGCCCTGCGCGAGCTTGCCGCGCAGGGCGGTCGGGCAGGGGGGCCGGTGTCGCGCTCCGCGACGCAGCCGATTTCGCGCAGCAGCATACCGAAAACCGGCGGGCGGCGGCCCAAAGGCCCCTGGTCCTGA
- a CDS encoding OmpA family protein, which produces MKTGILKTTTALALVASLSNPALAQSALDLGGMDPAAARALVLEERAAAEAAGNTELVQELNAMIADLDAQIDAASDTASEQEAAPAAEAEAELEAEAEAEAASEAEAETDTETEAEAEVESEAEADPAPAPEAAPEAADSAVDASEPAESAEPAEGSAPADPVAEAEEAPVVEDAEAATPDADPAAEAGTEAAADEDADLEAALEAAAEEEANSASESEDAAPAAEQEDAADAEAEAETAEDAEAETEAEAETEAETETETATGTEAETEAADEPVSDVVDVDPQAQADAIAEEDAAASAAAADTAAASGEGAEAEVVEETVTEETARSSDEEFETSIAEGDAAAQRQANDDDDDDDNDRQDEVLRGAGAALLGLGALAVGDILRPNESVVSDTGDRVVVERDGQLRVLRNDDALLRQPGSNVTTYRYDDGSTRTVVVREDGSEIETIRARDGRVLRRTRTLPSGESYVLFDDTQTSQSVTISELPQQSQRNVINFRDTEQDDLATALSQLEGEALDRTFSLNQVRNIDQVRKLMPEINVDTINFETGSAVIRAEEAEELRALGRAIRSLIEENPSEVFLIEGHTDAVGRASYNLALSDRRAESVALALTEYFDVPPENMVIQGYGESDLLVQTQEDERANRRAAVRRITPLLQAAR; this is translated from the coding sequence ATGAAAACCGGTATCCTCAAGACAACGACGGCCCTGGCCCTGGTGGCCAGCCTTTCCAATCCGGCGCTTGCACAATCGGCGTTGGATCTGGGCGGGATGGACCCGGCCGCCGCACGTGCGCTTGTCCTTGAAGAACGGGCCGCCGCAGAGGCGGCAGGCAATACCGAGCTGGTCCAAGAGCTCAATGCGATGATCGCGGATCTCGATGCGCAGATAGATGCAGCTTCTGACACCGCGTCCGAGCAGGAGGCTGCACCCGCTGCCGAGGCGGAAGCCGAGCTCGAAGCGGAAGCCGAAGCCGAAGCTGCCTCCGAGGCAGAAGCCGAAACAGACACAGAAACAGAGGCAGAGGCTGAGGTCGAATCCGAGGCCGAGGCAGATCCGGCACCGGCTCCGGAAGCCGCGCCCGAGGCGGCGGATAGCGCCGTTGACGCCTCCGAGCCTGCCGAAAGCGCAGAACCCGCCGAAGGCAGCGCTCCGGCCGATCCCGTAGCGGAGGCCGAAGAGGCACCCGTCGTAGAGGATGCGGAAGCCGCCACTCCCGATGCGGACCCTGCGGCTGAGGCAGGCACGGAAGCCGCAGCCGATGAGGACGCGGATTTGGAAGCCGCCCTCGAAGCCGCTGCTGAAGAGGAGGCAAACTCCGCTTCCGAGAGCGAAGACGCAGCCCCTGCGGCAGAGCAGGAAGACGCGGCTGACGCCGAAGCAGAAGCCGAAACAGCCGAAGACGCCGAAGCTGAAACCGAGGCCGAGGCCGAAACGGAGGCTGAGACCGAAACCGAAACCGCGACCGGCACAGAGGCGGAAACTGAAGCCGCAGACGAACCCGTCTCGGACGTCGTTGACGTCGATCCGCAGGCGCAGGCAGATGCCATTGCCGAAGAGGACGCCGCGGCAAGTGCCGCAGCCGCAGACACCGCCGCCGCATCCGGCGAAGGTGCCGAGGCCGAGGTGGTCGAAGAGACCGTGACCGAAGAGACGGCCCGCTCTTCCGACGAGGAATTCGAAACCTCCATCGCGGAAGGCGATGCCGCGGCCCAACGCCAAGCCAACGACGACGATGACGACGATGACAATGACCGTCAGGACGAGGTTCTGCGGGGTGCGGGTGCCGCACTTCTCGGCCTCGGCGCGCTGGCGGTCGGCGACATCCTGCGTCCGAACGAAAGCGTCGTTTCCGATACCGGTGACCGCGTCGTGGTCGAACGCGACGGGCAATTGCGCGTGCTGCGCAATGACGACGCGCTGCTGCGTCAGCCCGGATCGAACGTGACGACCTACCGGTATGACGATGGCTCCACCCGGACCGTCGTCGTGCGCGAGGACGGCTCCGAGATCGAAACGATCCGGGCTCGCGATGGCCGCGTCCTGCGCCGCACGCGCACGCTGCCGTCGGGCGAAAGCTACGTGCTCTTCGACGACACGCAGACCAGCCAAAGCGTCACGATCAGCGAGTTGCCGCAGCAATCGCAGCGCAATGTCATCAACTTCCGCGATACGGAGCAGGACGATCTGGCTACCGCGCTGTCGCAGCTGGAGGGCGAGGCGCTCGATCGGACGTTCTCTCTCAATCAGGTGCGCAACATCGACCAGGTGCGCAAGCTGATGCCCGAGATCAACGTGGATACGATCAACTTCGAGACGGGCTCCGCCGTGATCCGCGCCGAAGAGGCGGAGGAATTGCGGGCCCTGGGCCGCGCCATCCGCTCGCTGATCGAGGAGAACCCGAGCGAGGTCTTCCTGATCGAAGGTCACACGGACGCGGTGGGCCGGGCGAGCTACAACCTCGCGCTCTCGGACCGTCGTGCGGAATCGGTGGCGCTGGCGCTGACGGAATATTTCGACGTGCCGCCGGAAAACATGGTGATCCAAGGCTACGGCGAAAGCGATCTGCTGGTGCAGACCCAGGAAGACGAGCGTGCCAATCGCCGCGCTGCCGTGCGCCGGATCACGCCGCTGCTGCAAGCCGCCCGGTAA
- a CDS encoding 2-dehydropantoate 2-reductase gives MKICVFGAGAIGGYMGAKLAQAGADVSLVARGPHLAAMKEKGLTLIEEGADPVTVPVTASDNPEDLGPQDYVIVTLKAHSVPPVVPKMQPLIGENTTIVSGVNGVPWWYFHKIGGDLEGTRLASVDPGNAQWDGFGPDRVLGCVVYPAAEVSEPGTIKHIEGNRFSLGEPDGSKSERAMALSKALSSAGLKAPVRPRLRDEIWVKLWGNLSFNPISALTHATLDVLCTDEGTRPVARAMMVEAQEIAEKLGVKFPIDVDRRIDGGAAVGAHRTSMLQDLDQGRPMEIDALVGSVQELGRVTDTPTPTIDTVLALIKLRAKSAGLYGG, from the coding sequence ATGAAGATCTGTGTATTCGGCGCGGGCGCCATCGGCGGCTATATGGGCGCGAAACTGGCGCAGGCCGGGGCCGATGTGAGCCTTGTCGCGCGTGGTCCGCATCTGGCGGCGATGAAGGAAAAGGGTCTCACGCTGATCGAGGAAGGGGCCGATCCCGTGACCGTGCCCGTCACCGCCAGCGACAATCCCGAAGACCTCGGCCCGCAGGATTACGTCATCGTCACGCTGAAGGCGCATTCCGTGCCGCCCGTCGTGCCGAAGATGCAGCCGCTCATCGGCGAGAACACGACCATCGTCAGCGGGGTGAACGGCGTGCCCTGGTGGTATTTCCACAAGATCGGCGGCGACCTCGAAGGCACGCGGCTGGCCTCGGTCGATCCGGGCAATGCGCAATGGGACGGCTTCGGCCCGGACCGGGTGCTGGGCTGCGTGGTCTATCCCGCAGCCGAGGTCAGCGAGCCCGGCACGATCAAGCATATCGAGGGCAACCGCTTCAGCCTCGGGGAGCCCGACGGCTCCAAATCCGAGCGCGCGATGGCCTTGTCGAAGGCGCTCTCGTCGGCGGGGCTGAAAGCGCCGGTGCGCCCGCGTCTGCGCGATGAGATCTGGGTGAAGCTCTGGGGGAACCTGTCCTTCAACCCGATCTCGGCACTGACCCATGCGACGCTCGACGTGCTGTGCACCGATGAGGGCACACGGCCCGTGGCGCGCGCGATGATGGTCGAGGCGCAGGAGATCGCCGAGAAGCTGGGCGTCAAATTCCCCATCGATGTCGACCGCCGCATCGACGGTGGGGCTGCGGTGGGGGCGCACCGAACCTCCATGCTGCAGGATCTCGACCAGGGCCGCCCGATGGAGATCGACGCGCTCGTGGGCTCCGTGCAGGAGCTGGGCCGCGTGACCGACACCCCGACCCCCACCATCGACACCGTCCTCGCGCTGATCAAACTCCGCGCCAAATCCGCAGGTCTCTACGGCGGCTGA
- a CDS encoding acyl--CoA ligase, which yields MQTLAELIGRQNDDAPALGAPGREWLNYGGLKALAGDVRGVLRGAGVAASDRVAIVLPNGPEMAAAFVTVAQSATTAPLNPAYKEDEFAFYLEDLKAKAIIVEAGYDGPARAAADRFGLTVIELTATEPAGSFTLSTDANGDAADSDPTKDDVALILHTSGTTSRPKIVPLLQSNIAASAQNIATSLALTSDDCCLNVMPLFHIHGLVAAVSASLAVGASISCAPGFDALKFFSWLEEVNPTWYTAVPTMHQAILARAPRNREIIEASRLRFLRSSSSSLPGPVMTQLAETFGAPVVEAYGMTEAAHQMCCNPIEPGRQKPGAVGLPAGPEVRIAHEIENRLIDGVGEISISGPNVTPGYEGNPEANEKNFFEAEGKRWFRTGDQGAFDEDGYLALTGRLKEIINRGGEKISPLEVDGTLSDHPAVAQCVTFAIPHPKLGEEVGAAVVLKEGQTATDRDIRDFASERLAAFKVPRKILILDEIPKGATGKLQRIGLAEKLGLVEKA from the coding sequence ATGCAGACACTTGCAGAGCTGATCGGACGCCAGAACGATGACGCGCCCGCGCTGGGGGCGCCGGGTCGGGAATGGTTGAACTACGGCGGGCTGAAGGCCCTTGCCGGGGACGTCCGGGGCGTGTTGCGCGGAGCGGGTGTGGCGGCCTCAGACCGGGTGGCGATCGTGTTGCCGAACGGGCCGGAAATGGCTGCGGCCTTCGTTACCGTGGCGCAATCGGCGACTACAGCGCCGCTCAATCCCGCCTACAAGGAAGACGAATTCGCCTTCTATCTCGAGGATCTGAAAGCCAAGGCCATCATCGTCGAGGCGGGCTATGACGGCCCTGCCCGCGCGGCGGCAGATCGCTTCGGCCTGACCGTGATCGAGCTGACCGCAACAGAGCCTGCGGGTAGTTTCACGCTGTCGACAGATGCCAACGGCGATGCCGCCGACAGCGATCCCACCAAGGACGACGTGGCGCTGATCCTGCACACGTCGGGCACCACTTCGCGGCCCAAGATCGTCCCGCTCCTGCAATCGAACATCGCGGCCTCGGCACAGAATATTGCGACGTCCCTCGCGCTGACCTCGGACGATTGCTGCCTCAACGTGATGCCGCTGTTCCACATCCATGGCCTCGTGGCCGCCGTCAGCGCCTCGCTTGCCGTGGGCGCGTCGATCAGCTGCGCGCCGGGCTTCGATGCGCTCAAGTTCTTCAGCTGGCTCGAAGAGGTGAACCCGACCTGGTACACCGCCGTGCCGACCATGCATCAGGCGATCCTCGCCCGCGCGCCGCGCAACCGCGAGATCATCGAGGCGTCGCGCCTGCGCTTCCTGCGCTCGTCCTCGTCCTCCCTGCCGGGCCCGGTGATGACGCAGCTGGCCGAGACCTTCGGCGCGCCGGTGGTCGAGGCCTACGGCATGACCGAGGCCGCGCACCAGATGTGCTGCAATCCGATCGAGCCCGGGCGCCAGAAACCCGGCGCCGTGGGCCTGCCCGCCGGTCCCGAGGTCCGCATCGCGCATGAAATCGAGAACCGGCTCATCGACGGCGTGGGCGAGATCTCCATCTCCGGGCCGAACGTGACGCCGGGCTACGAGGGCAATCCCGAGGCGAACGAGAAGAACTTCTTCGAGGCCGAGGGCAAGCGCTGGTTCCGCACCGGCGACCAGGGCGCCTTCGACGAGGATGGCTACCTCGCGCTGACGGGCCGCCTGAAGGAGATCATCAATCGCGGCGGCGAGAAGATCAGCCCGCTCGAGGTCGATGGCACGCTGTCCGATCACCCGGCGGTCGCGCAATGCGTGACCTTTGCGATCCCGCACCCCAAGCTTGGTGAAGAAGTGGGCGCAGCCGTCGTGCTGAAAGAGGGCCAGACCGCCACGGATCGCGACATCCGCGATTTCGCCAGCGAGCGGCTCGCTGCCTTCAAGGTGCCGCGCAAGATCCTGATCCTCGATGAAATTCCCAAAGGGGCCACCGGAAAGTTGCAGCGCATCGGGCTCGCCGAAAAGCTCGGCCTCGTGGAAAAGGCATAA
- a CDS encoding tripartite tricarboxylate transporter permease, translating to METLSFLADGVLLSLQPINIMLIMIGVTVGLFIGAMPGLGSVNGVAILLPITFLVPPDSAIIFLAAIYYGAMYGGAISSVTLGIPGASTAVATTFDGRPLAMQGKASLALVTAAIASFVGGTVANVLFTLFAPLLAGLALSFGPPEIFALMLLAFATFVGLGGDDIPKTIFSICFGLVLATVGFDTISGEPRLVLFDISGFLRGISFIVLAIGVYGIGEMLWTIEQTRGEITTTNPKMSVKGMISDTREATRRGWKGTTIGSFLGFFVGVLPAAGATPGSLMSYGVAKMVAKNPKEYGTGTPDGVAAPEAANNSASTGSMLPMLTLGIPGSPTTAILLGGMVIWGLTPGPRLFVDESEFVWGLIGSFYISNFAALLINLAFIPLFVAMLRMPFTILAPLIFVLSIIGGFAAARSMHDIWLIVIFGLGAFFMRKFDYPLAPAVLAIVLGPIAEPTLRQSLLLSSGDPSIFFTRPIAAPITVIAIFLILLPAFKLLRVKKKTELKA from the coding sequence ATGGAAACTTTGTCTTTCCTCGCCGACGGCGTCCTGCTGTCGCTTCAGCCGATCAACATCATGCTGATCATGATCGGTGTCACGGTGGGGCTGTTCATCGGCGCCATGCCGGGGCTCGGATCCGTGAACGGCGTGGCGATCCTTTTGCCGATCACCTTCCTCGTGCCGCCCGATTCCGCGATCATTTTCCTGGCCGCGATCTATTACGGCGCGATGTATGGAGGCGCGATTTCGTCGGTCACGCTGGGCATTCCCGGCGCGTCGACGGCGGTGGCCACCACCTTCGACGGCAGGCCACTCGCGATGCAGGGCAAGGCCAGCCTCGCGCTTGTGACAGCGGCCATCGCATCCTTTGTCGGCGGCACGGTGGCGAATGTTCTCTTCACGCTGTTCGCGCCGCTTCTCGCCGGGCTCGCGCTGTCCTTCGGGCCGCCCGAGATCTTCGCGCTGATGCTTCTGGCCTTCGCCACCTTCGTGGGCCTTGGCGGCGATGACATCCCGAAGACGATCTTCTCCATCTGTTTCGGGCTTGTCCTTGCCACGGTAGGCTTCGACACGATCTCGGGCGAGCCGCGGCTTGTGCTTTTCGACATTTCCGGCTTCCTGCGCGGGATCAGCTTCATCGTTCTGGCCATCGGGGTCTACGGCATCGGCGAGATGCTCTGGACCATCGAACAGACGCGCGGCGAGATCACCACCACCAACCCGAAGATGTCGGTGAAGGGTATGATCTCTGACACCAGGGAGGCCACGCGCCGCGGCTGGAAAGGCACGACCATCGGCTCCTTCCTGGGCTTTTTCGTGGGCGTTCTGCCTGCCGCGGGTGCGACGCCCGGCTCGCTCATGTCCTATGGCGTGGCCAAGATGGTGGCCAAGAACCCCAAGGAATACGGTACCGGCACGCCCGACGGCGTGGCCGCACCCGAGGCCGCGAACAATTCCGCCTCCACGGGCTCCATGCTGCCGATGCTTACGCTGGGTATTCCGGGTTCGCCCACGACGGCGATCCTTCTGGGTGGCATGGTGATCTGGGGGCTGACACCCGGCCCGCGGCTCTTCGTCGATGAAAGCGAGTTTGTCTGGGGCCTGATCGGGTCGTTCTACATCTCGAACTTTGCCGCCTTGCTGATCAACCTCGCCTTCATCCCGCTTTTCGTAGCGATGCTGCGGATGCCGTTCACGATCCTCGCGCCGCTCATCTTCGTGCTGTCGATCATCGGCGGGTTCGCTGCCGCGCGCAGCATGCATGATATCTGGCTCATCGTGATCTTCGGGCTGGGCGCGTTCTTCATGCGGAAATTCGACTATCCGCTGGCCCCTGCGGTCCTCGCGATCGTGCTCGGCCCCATTGCGGAGCCCACCTTGCGGCAATCGCTGCTTCTGTCTTCGGGCGATCCGTCGATCTTCTTCACCCGGCCCATTGCCGCGCCGATTACGGTAATTGCGATCTTTCTGATCCTTCTGCCGGCATTCAAGCTTCTGCGTGTTAAGAAGAAGACCGAACTGAAGGCATGA
- a CDS encoding tripartite tricarboxylate transporter TctB family protein, whose protein sequence is MRRGEISLAGLFALFSIYLMWKATELPVGYIRGEGPGGGFWPFWLSAVMFLSCVAIAINWWRGKSPASQSDEPMMDDFGWRTVFLVGGGVVGFVALISVVSMYGAIALFLLYYLRILGRHSWWLTLIMAIGLPILLFFFFEGAMMISMPQGMAFTQPFFDVMYDIIY, encoded by the coding sequence ATGCGTCGTGGTGAGATCTCTCTCGCAGGGCTCTTTGCCCTTTTTTCCATCTACCTGATGTGGAAGGCCACCGAGCTTCCCGTCGGCTACATCCGGGGCGAAGGGCCCGGCGGTGGCTTCTGGCCATTCTGGCTCTCGGCGGTGATGTTCCTGAGCTGCGTCGCCATTGCCATCAACTGGTGGCGCGGCAAAAGCCCGGCCTCGCAATCCGACGAGCCGATGATGGACGATTTCGGCTGGCGCACCGTCTTTCTCGTGGGTGGCGGCGTCGTGGGCTTCGTCGCGCTCATTTCGGTTGTCTCCATGTACGGGGCGATCGCGCTTTTCCTGCTCTATTACCTGCGCATTCTCGGGCGGCATTCATGGTGGCTGACCCTGATCATGGCCATCGGTCTGCCCATCCTTCTGTTCTTCTTCTTCGAAGGCGCGATGATGATTTCCATGCCGCAGGGCATGGCGTTCACGCAGCCCTTCTTCGACGTGATGTACGACATCATCTACTGA